Within Lytechinus pictus isolate F3 Inbred chromosome 7, Lp3.0, whole genome shotgun sequence, the genomic segment aaaaaagttttagtagatccatgcaacattgataagaactgtcaaatttaatttttcatctatacttgtaagttgtaaaccaaaaacaaaattgtatcacacatccacactaccaacaggtataaaaaccaggaatttacttttagcgaggcaatgctcaaaagaatcctagaaactaaaaaagggaccctggaaatccccttcatcacaatgttcagcttaaaaaatgttgcagatttaggcaataggttgggaaaagtaccccctaccccccaaaaaaaaaaccaaacaaaaaattgtctgatacaaacaattaggtacttggtaagtgcatgtacaaaacaatttcatagtaattttttttttgcacgatgggaatgcaacttccttcataatttcatattgtattccttgtgaactataccttttaaaagtcaatagcaagctccttctggtgtgacttttaaagtgaaagacttaaataacaagtatacaatatttcttcaccataaaattgaccacatatttgcatttcaatattgataaacaacgttttatcatggtaactgacattacatctcggtaactgacattacattttccacttggtaactaacattacatatatttaatggtaccctatggcttcattgtgaattggtaatctttaattttggtgtagaagggaggggtgttacctagagaggaaatctaccaagtttcatataatatatcctcttttccaggaaatgagaaaaaaaagttcatgttttcggtaactgacattacatatcatatcacatacttcatcaatgtttttttatcagatgaatgaattactggtgtttctttctgtaggattttaaaaagtgttataatagcaagctaaatcacaggtgAAAACATCATgttcaaacctgttctttaaaaatctgtcaaaacaaaatatgtatcaatatactattttcaacactaatttgtatccatactttggcagccattttgaaataaaaaatggctgccagagtcggaaaaaaaaaattctcagaaacttcaggtcttgttttattgaaaaacataaagcatttgacatgaatatcaacttgatttttttgcctctgtgtccatctgtggtgaaaatgcccacattcattgaccataaatgacatttgaacggtgacttaagacttgtcaactacacccatgtccacatttcattcactctatccataaactttgatggcaattcaacaattaccccaacatggcctaagtttattgaccttaactgacctttgaccttggttttgtgacctgaaactcacaggggatgttcagtgatacttgattactcttgtatcccaagttttatgaactagatccataaactttcatagttaggatggtaatttaacaaatacccccaacacggccaaagttcattgaccttaaatgaccattgactatggtcatgtgacctgaaactcgcacaggatattcagtggtacttgattaacctaatgtccaagtttcatgaactagatccataaattttcaaagttatgatagtaatttaacaaatacccccattttgactaaagttcattgaccctaaatgacctttgaccttggtcatgtgacctgaaactcaagcaggatgtttagtaatacttgataaaccttatgcccaagtttcatgaactaggtccatatactttctaagttatgatgtcatttcaaaaacttaaccttaggttaagatttgatgttgacgccgccgtcggaaaagcggcgcctatagtctcgctctgctatgcaggcgagacaaaaaccagaCTTGATTTGTGCCAAATAATTGTCACTCATTACAACCCTGATCTTAATCTGGAAGATGGGTCTTGATATTGCTGTTGACTAGGCCTGGGACGAATATCTTTTTTGCTGTTCAATTGTTCACCAGtgttaacaatcaaataatttgaACTATGGATAATCAGATATCACAAGAAATTGTTTGACTCGTTTTACTCCCAAGAGTACTGTTGACCCCAGTTGAAAGAACTACCGATTTCTAGTCTGAAATTCAGACTGCTATAGTGTGTCTTACCATAAACCATGAAGAAATGGATGATCTGTGAGGGCAAAGACAGGGGCAACAAGAGTGAATCCAACAAGAGATAACTGGACTGCAGTATTAACCTATAAatgaaagattaaaagaaaGCATTACTCAATTCTtgaagtaataataacaatagtaataaaagctggatttataaagtgcTTTTTGCCTAGGGaaacaaagcgctgctattattacatcagctttagctcgagctaccatcaccggcgcttagtgcattcaaggaattaatcctgccgggtacccattcacctcacctggatcgagtgcagcacagtttggataaatttcttgctgaaagaaaaacacgccatgggtaggattcaaacccacgaccctctgtttgaaaggcaagagtcagaaccactagaccacgacatgCCCTTGTACAATAATTTTACCCACTGGTGCTAGTTTATATGGTTATTATCATATTAATTCTGACAATATAAGaaacagagggggggggggggtcatgaagAATTGCcaatccccctccccccatatCATGCAATGCAAATATATATGTTAATGAAAGCACTATAAAACAAGGCATGAAAAATACCCCTAAACAtacaaaattgcaattttttggGTGCGCTTAGAGCAAATTTCTGTATTATTATTTGGCATGCAGAGTGCACTAAAAATATTGGACATTTTtatcagtccccccccccccctctaaatcATAGATTGATAACCCCAATATTAGATGTTATGAACCAATTTCCTTATCATGATTTATTTAAATGAGACAAAGATTGATTGTAAGTTCAGTAATGGTGCTGTAATTGGAAGCATATTTACAAAaacaattataacaataatgtaGTGAGATTTGTCCCAGGACCACCTTCATTAAAAGTATATTGTAGCGCAGATAATaacatgcaacatttatatagggCTTAATACAAAGTTTATAAGCGCTGCAAACTTTTAGCACAGCTACCCTGGTCAGGCGCTCAATCATGCAAGAAATCCCCTACTGGGTAACCCTTTACTACACcagggtggagagtggcaaatgtagataaatgccttgccaaaggacaagAGTGCAATGGTAGGCTTTGAACctcggaccttgtggttcaaagtcccaGACTTATTAACTGAGCCACAGCAACTCTACAGATGTCAAAAAGTGGTCCAAACACCTATACCAAACTTGGAATCATTCAATTTCCAATGACAATAATACGTTCTTACCTTACTTATAAATGTAGGCTTCATCTGTACAGTGGCATGTGTGAGATCAAAGTATCTTCTTAACGTGATTGGCGGTGGTAAGGATTGATAGCGTAGGTAGAAGGCAGCAGACATGAGACCTATATCCCTCAGAATAATTAGAGCCGTCAGGGGTACTGGTCAGGAAAATAGAAAATCACAAAGAGAACTTGGATTTGACTTAGTATTTCTGTCTTTGGATGCTATGATGATTAAAGTGGTGCTCCAGTGGGGGTTGAATCTACcacccccttgagatctcgccCGCCGACTGCATGAACATcatgaaaattggcatgataatTGTGTGGGATGTGATCTATAAGGCTGTATGGTTAATTTTTCcgaaaaagatttttttcatatgaattatttatgctaatttatgcataaatcatactttttgctctaattcacaaAAAAAGCTCCAAGAATGCTAATTTTGGTACTAATATTCTGTATACCATTGCTAACaattacaaatttaaaaaaatctggtttgaaaatgaatttcttatgtattttattgttttatgaatttcttttgtatttctttgtttttatacgtttttttgcaatttttggtctgacatgcacttatgtAATGTTGCAACCACATAACCGGGCATCATAAATTTGGTCtaaaagatgcacaagacttAAAAAAGTAAAGTCAGTGAATGACTTGGTCGAAAATTTCGCGGAGCGGAATGGTCGTGGGAAAGCTCGAAGGGCGAGTTGattcaaaccccccccccccagcggcTTTAgggttaaaattcaataacttttttatttgttattaaattttaatttttaataatttcagCCCAGAGTACCCCTCTAAacggtaataaaaaaaaatatttgatacagACCCTCACTTTGTGAACTAGCAGACATAGAGCATAAGCATAAAACAAAGCATTTGATGGGCCTACAGTTCTACTATCCTACCTTTATTTCCCTGTCTGTGATATTACCATGCTATCTCCATTAAATGAAACTTATCACTTggaatttgatttctattttgttagaaaatcaGGAGTCAATGGATTATCTGGAAGGACATCACAGAACACACATACATGTGCTATCAATCTTTGGAGCAAACTAGGTGAAGCGGCAGCAAATAAAGGAACCAAAACTTGAGTCTTGAACAAAAACCTATGTCTTGAACTTATTTCAAGTAGCGGAGAGCACATAATTTCTCAACTTCAATTGCTAtcagaaaagaaatcaaactttttttttcatatattgtattaaaaaaaatattcattcaggAGATAAAATTGAAGATCTTTAAGAACCGCGGATTAAAAGACAGATATTCCTGATGTGCAGAAAATGAATAGCTTTCAAAAACAAAACCCTACATCAAAGATGCTGATTACAGAGCAATTTCATcaaataagcctgttcacggttggaaactgcgcacgagcagaaaaaggtcatttgagatcaaccatgaaggtggctttcaaattcactgacataggcatttgtgatttgatgattattcatgtattcctttcaaaatattcattttatcacatccaagcttaagagtaataaatagagcatttataatcactggtatttgacagtagcctaaaaacttccaaactttatccctgatgtactattctagtcacctggtctatacaatgccttttgttcttagaatactctaccggtaaagcttacgcaacatctacatttgaaaattatagtgcttatcctaatgaaaaatcacaaaagtcatttgagaaaaattgatcatgagctaacaaccgtgaactggcttattgagaATCACCTACAAgcgttttttttataaaacagaAAGTTTTCCTACCCAAAAAAATCTACAGAAAATAAGTTGATATTCAATAGAGGAACCCTATGGaagtgtaaaaagaaaaaaacctttTAGTACACTAAAATTTGTCTCCTATGAAGCATGTCCATTAATTAATATGTTGAATACATATGTCAATGATAATATTACGTTTTGGCCCCTACCACAAACCACGGCCTTAAAGGGTAGCCTACCATTTTGTTTGATGCTTGATGTAGTATACTATATTGTATTTTAtggttgaaataataataatccgcttttatatagcgcttaagacatcgtgtctaagcgctttacagatacattataaccccggtcatcggattcaatcagtcattcccgcacacaatgtgtgcacatcctccactccctggggagtattccagtcagtcgccggtgaggcgcatacagtactggacaagctacaatgactttcacatcctaccaggtacccatttagcacctgggtcgagagtggcaaagtgtggattaacgccttgccaaaggatgccagaccgcggtgggattcgaacacacgaccctctgtttacaaggcgagagtcagaaccactacaccatggctcctccacaaaaaaaaaaaaaggaacttgAGATGAGGGCGCCGGTCAAGAAGACTACCGGTATACTCACATGGAATAAGCTCACTGTAGGTCAAGCTGACGGTGAGAATACTGATGAGACATTTATCAGCCAGAGGATCAATTATTGAACCAAGTACGGATTgctgattttcaaaattccttgctatccatccatctagctgtgaaataaaaagagaaaagaaaagtttGATGCAAGAAAAGTGAAAACTGCAAGCATAATAAAATTTCTTTAATACTATTTCATAAAGAGTCAGTAAAACTGATTGATGTTCAAAAGGGGAGTTTTCAAATATGAATGTCACAAGACTgacaagagtaaaaaaaaaatttgcaatcTACACAAGTCAATATTCAAAGATTATAAAATGGTTTTTGCACACAAAGAATGTTGTTTACCTATGTGAATTGCATGCTTTGTATCTTTGTTTCTTGCCttgctaaataaaaaaaacattaatggcATTGGGTTTTGTAAACACGTGTTAAGAAATCAAGAAATGCTGATGAATTGCAGCAAGAAAAAAAAGCCTACAGAATAATGTTCATGACAATGATAAAACATTcaaatattatgttatattgtgCAGCCTGATGTTACAATGTGGGAAAAAAGACAATGTGCCAATTACCAGATCAGATAGCCCAGCGAGAAGAAAGAGTGAAGAACCGAGTAAATACTGCTCATTGATCACAAGGTAACCAATGTACGGAGACAGAGCTAGCCGCATTGTCGTCAGCAAGTTTGGGATCGTGAAAATGTTCTCTCTCtgaaaatgtacaaaaaagGAGATTGatttatgtaaaatataaacaagagatcaaaattcacaaaggttAGTTGCATCAAAACATGTCATTAACACATCATTTCACATCACATCATGCTATTTGATGTGTGACTTTCACCCATTTTGGGGAAATGCAAATTAAACATGCCCAGATGTTGAATTTATCTCATGGGTTAAGGTTAACCCACTTTTGTGATATTGGATTGTAAATACATGAATAGgctgtgaaatatgaaatttgtgtCCACATtaatagcaaagttattgatcactttttttctaatttaactCAAATACTTCAATTACAATCATCCCACCATCTGAAAGTTGTAGTATCAAGACACTGataaaattcatatgaatatccCAACTTACCAATTCCTTTACTTTAATCTTGCTCTTTTCAACCTGCTCTTGAacttttttctttgtctcttCGAAATCATTGGCCCCCTTCTTCTTGGCCTGTCGCAGTAGATTTACTCCACCCTGCTTGAGTAATGCATAGCCAAGCTTCACTTGAAATGCTTCTTCTCGCTGCCTACGACATTTTGTCTTTGGCTTATCATTGCTAGGATGAGTTGTGTTTGAGAAGAAACAAAGACATGGTCTGGCTGATACAAGGTAACTTTGTCTCTGAAGTTGATCCCAGTCGGTCACTGCAACCAAAGGAGTGACTCGCTGCAGTGGTAATCGCTTAAATGACAGTAGTCTCATGAAAGACATGATCTTCTGCTATTTCCATCTGAGTGAGAGAAGGGAGGGAAaagaagatagagagagaacatgagacagagagacagaggaAGGTAGGGAGGATataaaagatatttaaaaaattgagatACAATTTGAATGTACATGTCTTAAAAGATATGAATGGCACTAGTTTTACTTTGTCTAAACATGTTGAATTTTAAGGTaagattcatgatatttatcggctgatgcaattattttttaagttagcactgctcatgatattgTCGCCCTCTATACGGGTCTTGTAGCTAGGCTACGATAACAAAGATGGCGACAATAACAGACAGTGAGTAAACACTCCTctacttttaatattttcaagttttttttgttcaatattattttaaaatatgacCCTTTAGTGCCAAAAGGGTCCAAAAATATTGTAGCCCATTTACATATTTGCTCCGGCTCAAAACCCtaaagaaaacaattattttggaGCAACATTATCGTTGCCAAAATACTTGGTGCATGTAGAGCAATGGCATCCTGTCCCTGGCTCCGCTCCGTGGAGATTAAGCACGTCAGTGATATGACATTAATCTCCAGGAGCCTCCTGAGTGAGTCCTGGCTAGGTCTAGGAAGAAAAATACTTTAGTtgaattatgttattatattaaGGTTTAACGCTAATTAACCCAGGGAGTTctgggccggagcccaggactcgtccgtgtaatattAGGCAGATcaatactctccaaaatggggtagaatggggttgCAATAGCACttcaaataaaaggggaaaaaataaattatgcacttacatgtacctcgattatatggatgaaggtctatcgtgacacagaatcctgacaccAAGGCACAAACTGTaccctttaaaaaaaggaaaagttctgtctcgttcgttctcctttcaaaattgaaaacaaaatggccgatcacTACCGAGAAAGAACGTGACATAgaggtctaacttttccttttttagaGGGTCCAGTttgaacaaagaaagccgctccaaagcatagcattttcttcttatcgtgaaaaaagaaagaaatctgctccaaagcttcgcatattttccgttacgccgttccggccgcattgatctgctacaatgagccgcaattttggtgaaaagcggccgcagagcgctatCCGActatcgcctctgcgctagcgcacccgggcTAGCGGCATACAcatatgcccgttccatagggatgcaaacgcactcacacgcaggcgacccgttccaaggacccccgtttttacaaacatttgtagttccgaagcccgttccgaggacccagaccctcctttttacaataagcccgctccaaggcccccgttttttgcctcgcccgcggcacatacctactacttttttggtcgagtatcccccccccccccggatttggAGTGCTGTTtcgaccccattctaccccattttggagagtattgATCTGCCTAATATTACACGGACAAGTCCCGGGCTCCGACCCacttcgcgggccggagctccctgggttaattGCTAATCAGAACCGCAATACATTATGGGATCGAAAAGGGGGCAATCAAGCAAGCTCAGCTCTGCgcactacaaacagtcctacaAACAGTAGAGCTAGCCTAGCTAATTAACAGTAGAGGCACaggtcagaaaattgggatcgtccCAGTTTATAGGGACTGTCTCAGTTTTTTAAGATTTCTTCACACAAGAAATCTAgtaaagttcattcacctgtcaagtgccgACACCAATCAAGTGCGCTAATCAATGTAAAGATATCgggtttcataacaagattattggaagacaGTTAGACGGTAAGTCATGAAAAATAGGCGGTGAACTTCAACTGGGGCCtggggggaattgaggtcactgaatctatttttagcactctcaattCCCGTAATTGATGTCTGCTTTGTCCCGTAGGGGgtagtgaaaaaaaatcgtccccataaacaaggacagtctcaatttatcaagTCATCGAAttcaagacatgatttgtctagtcttgaggacgcaatgatgacTTTTAAAATCCTGTCataatatacttcttcatcattggtttatgaggatatcctcgttttctgggacaatcccaatttttaGACCAGCGGCTGTACtgaataacattaaaaatagCCCCCTTTTCGATTCCCACGTCCACGATGCATTGCCTACGGTTCTGATAAAATATAaacctatataggcctatatctttatattgattattggGCGtcatcagtagaggcgcacggccaatatgggagactctctgagtctctccaataggggagacaatctcccacattggagacttgctttgcaaaaggacaaaagaaataacaccaacaaaagcatgatttttcctaccaaaattttgtctcactgaggtcagaagcccatttgttttgtgtgtgattgacatttgacaacaaaaatccttatcaaaacaaaagtagacggtgaatttttaaagtagacggtgaaagggggtaatttttcatgaggagtCTGCttatatcacatttttatttgccgccaaggtaatccttttgcagcaaatgtaaacaaaggaaattggtctccaaaactggagactgtctctgaaataggatacccaaatttttttttttttaaagtctctGAGTCTGATATTGGATTTGGACTctttggagataatctcccacattggactATTTatttggagacagtctccaattccaaattggccgtgcgcctctactgctggTCATGTGAGTCAAAATGTGTAGTTAGAAAattgtgctccaattggctctccatggCATAGTTAAAAACTTTAATTAAACCACGGTTTAATtaaaaccagagttcagaatacgggcaagTGGCTATGCAGTCGACTCACCGGAGCTGAGCAGGACCCAAGGCTGGAGATCGATCGGGATGGTCCGGAGCCGGGCGGCGAAGTCTGCCGTGGGCCGCGGCACGTGCCTCACTCACTCTCTTGCGGCAGAGCCAGCCAGACAGAGCATGCAGCTGTCCTAAGAAAGAGCCTATTCTCGCTAATCAggatttgttttcaattcaaatattgGAGGTAAATAAAAACCCGAATAAAGATTTTATctgttttaaaaacaattaatacaTGAAGAAAGAATGGTACGATCTATCGCACGGATGGGCAAGCTGCCATGTTATTGTTGGATGGAATAGACAGAACCTCGTTCGTTATATTAATTGCTGGGTAAgatcattacttttattttttaggaaataaaatgattttgaaccaTTTAAAAACTTTTATTAACGTattaaataatctttatttaaaatattttcattttttgtataatattttttgttgatttccaaaaaaaatactACCTAAAATTCCAAGTTGCCCACGTCAACAAGAAATGGGGCCGATTgtacgaaagggtctttccaaggaccgtctttcgtgtcgcccatctcttatgatgcgctataagcggggtgtttctgaaatttatgataagcaaataaaattcgtaagcttgcttttaaatcaaattttatacaatttcatgagatatcacatcattttataaacaaatattttgtttattttaacggacaaataaaatatatttgcagataatttatttgaaatgcgtttcacatggcgtatcataaaagatgggcgacacgaaagactgtccttggaaagaccctttcgtgcaatcggccccatgTCAGCTAGCTAGCTCAGAAAGGCTGCAagcagaaaagaaagaaagaaacctTAATTTTATTTGCCTTAAAAGCCGATAAGTCTCGTCTATCATGGAGGTAATTACAgcgtcattttatttttatctatatttGTGAGTGTTTATGTAagttctgatttttttataatagaAAGTCTGACATGACAGCGG encodes:
- the LOC129264555 gene encoding probable cardiolipin synthase (CMP-forming); translated protein: MSFMRLLSFKRLPLQRVTPLVAVTDWDQLQRQSYLVSARPCLCFFSNTTHPSNDKPKTKCRRQREEAFQVKLGYALLKQGGVNLLRQAKKKGANDFEETKKKVQEQVEKSKIKVKELRENIFTIPNLLTTMRLALSPYIGYLVINEQYLLGSSLFLLAGLSDLLDGWIARNFENQQSVLGSIIDPLADKCLISILTVSLTYSELIPLPLTALIILRDIGLMSAAFYLRYQSLPPPITLRRYFDLTHATVQMKPTFISKVNTAVQLSLVGFTLVAPVFALTDHPFLHGLWYVTASTTVLSGLSYCFSRDVFKYLNRNR